The proteins below come from a single Clarias gariepinus isolate MV-2021 ecotype Netherlands chromosome 17, CGAR_prim_01v2, whole genome shotgun sequence genomic window:
- the nipblb gene encoding nipped-B-like protein B isoform X5, protein MNGDMPHVPITTLAGIASLTDLLNQLPLPSPLPATTTKSLLYNGRIAEEVNCLLARRDDNLVSQLVHSLNQVSTEHIELKDNLGSDDPEGDMPVLLQTVLSRNPNIFREKSIMQQPMMPPYKMPQNSMHGSPASTNYQQTPVTPSPPSRFVQPQTGSGARFIPQQNSPVPSPYAPQSPAGFMQYPHPPTYSQHQQLQVSVASPMVPGMRNIHDNKVPGQMSSNSANHNARHCSNEEYMNIVHRLGNEESDPSMRNASFPLRSPQSVCSPAGSEGTPKVGSRPPLILQSPPPYTSPRDAAPDLLMDSPERKKKQKKMIKEEGEKGAMYDIVSSPSKDSTKLTLKLSRVKSADTEQPGDLMPGGVEHGSDAENDLPCNSFQEQSGYQQVPVLQNTGALAAKQPGAVSGTPYDEAELDALAEIERIERESAIERERCSKEVQDKDKPLKKRKQDSYPQEPGAAGTAGTAGGPGVGGGGSAGNKPTPQEASAASNGANRPALMVSIDLQQAGRAEGQLECPVPAQEAQRWAEDGSDSAGVLRLKTKTDEELQRAADGRPEVIKQQKMASDGRPETPKHKQESRRDSSGKVQVSDKRPDLPKHRHDTKPDKIRPETPRKDGRPELSRDGHREEKHKDRERDRERSSDGSKIRRPETPKSSSRSEQERPGRDRDRERDKERDKDRDKDRDRERKHRAESREHRDRRSPEHRSRPDSPRVKQESRSGPDSGRPRTDLKSPNSKEERRSSDGTRKSSDGSKLPPPDSRAGEFPDFLLGGKSGALKNFVIPKLKRDKDGNAEPRRPGENWTQPRVKLERLGLVEDISKRSKPVVVLQKLSLDEVQKIIKERHGTSSKSGKNRPSFGKSSKEIESTMPLCERVKMNKRKRSTANEKPKYAEVSSDEDAESESAPKRSKKDRDRDRTWEHEDKKVSGERRRSGGYSEGRRGSGSRYRDHSPDDSGNETPPPSMTDVFKKMKMKEKQKKRKAYEPKLTPEEMMDSSTFKRFLASVDNILENLEDVDLTSLTGDDDEIPQELLLGKHQLSELGSESAKIKAMGITYRIPSDKLVKVLGILEKNIQDGAKLSTHMNHDNDAEDEERLWRDLIMERVTKSADSCLTALNIMTSLRMPKAVYIEDVIERVLQFTKFHLQNTLYPQYDPVYRVDPHGGGMLSSKAKRAKCSTHKQRVIVMLYNKVCDIVSNISELLEIQLLTDTTILQVSSMGITPFFVENVSELQLCAIKLVTAVFSRYEKHRQLILEEIFTSLARLPTSKRSLRNFRLNSSDVDGEPMYIQMVTALVLQLIQCVVHLPTEKDNTDEEYEKKVDQDVLITNSYETAMRTAQNFLSVFLKKCGSKQGEEDYRPLFENFVQDLLSTVNKPEWPAAELLLSLLGRLLVHQFSNKQTEMALRVASLDYLGTVAARLRKDAVTSKMDQRSIDRILREASGNDETQQLQKALLDYLDENVETDPSLLFARKFYIAQWFRDTTTETEKAMKSQNQKEDDSAEGAHHAKDIETTGEIMQRAEKRKQFLRSIIKTTPSQFGTLKMNSDTVDYEDACLVVRYLASMRPFAQSFDIYLTQILRVLGESAIAVRTKAMKCLSEVVAVDPSILARSDMQRGVHGRLMDNSTSVREAAVELLGRFVLSRPQLTEQYYDMLIERILDTGISVRKRVIKILRDICLEQPSFNKITEMCVKMIRRVNDEEGIKKLVNETFQKLWFTPTPNHDKETMTRKIINITDVVSACRDSGYDWFEQLLQNLLKTEEDASYKPTRKACAQLVDNLVEHMLKYEEESLTDCESKGVNSNRLVACITTLYLFSKIRAQLMVKHAMTMQPYLTTKCNNQNDFMVICNVAKILELVVPLMDHPSETFLTTIEEDLMKLIIKYGMTVVQHCVSCLGAIVNKVTHNYKFVWACFNRYYGALNKLKTQHQEDSTSTVLVSNKPALLRSLFTVGALCRHFDFDREEFKGNNKVVIKDKVLELLLYFTKNEDEEVQTKAIIGLGFLFIQHPGLMFVPEVKTLYNGLLSDRKKSVNLKIQVLKNLQTYLQEEDSRMQEADREWKKLSKQEDLKEMGDISSGMSSSIMQLYLKQVLEAFFHTQSSVRHFALNVIALTLSQGLIHPVQCVPYLIAMGTDPEPTMRNKADQQLVEIDKKYTGFIHMKAVAGMKMSYQVQQAIMGSRDSIIRGFRQDESSSALCSHLFTMVRGNRQHRRAFLISLLNLFDDSAKTEVNMLLFIADNLACFPFQTQEEPLFIMHHIDITLSVSGSNLLQSFKESLLKEPRPREKKKKKKEREKKYGSEEEDEEEEYRESSRRSSSSSDEDDEVVHRSKKAKRAAVNSDSDSDLEADDVDKVMDRLPDNPMPLLEFANASQGILLLLVLKQHLKNLYGFSDSKIQKYSPTESAKVYDKAVNRKANVHFNPRQTLDFLTNSLSNAELTYEVKRRIVRQYLDFKVLMEHLDPDEEDEEGEASASAHARNKAITALLGGSSPKNNAADSYDEDSDGDEKMPGSSRRSKRGGDSADASGHMNETVEAMDVIAICCPKYKDRPQIARVIQKTSNGYSVHWMAGSYSGTWAEAKKRDGRKLVPWVDTIKESDIIYKKIALTSGHKLTNKMVQTLRSLYAAKEGTSS, encoded by the exons ATGAATGGGGATATGCCTCATGTTCCCATTACCACTCTTGCTGGGATTGCTAGCCTCACCGACT tgtTAAACCAGCTGCCCTTGCCTTCCCCTCTCCCTGCCACCACCACTAAGAGCCTGCTGTACAATGGGAGGATCGCCGAGGAGGTCAACTGTCTCTTGGCCCGCAGGGACGACAACCTTGTCTCCCAGCTGGTCCACAGCCTTAACCAGGTCTCCACCGAGCACAT AGAGCTGAAGGACAACCTGGGCAGCGATGACCCGGAGGGCGACATGCCGGTGCTGCTGCAGACGGTGCTGTCCAGGAACCCCAACATCTTCAGGGAGAAAA GTATAATGCAACAGCCAATGATGCCGCCATACAAGATGCCTCAAAATTCCATGCATGGCAGCCCGGCGTCCACAAACTACCAGCAAACCCCTGTTACTCCCAGCCCTCCTAG tCGCTTCGTTCAACCTCAGACGGGCTCTGGTGCCCGGTTCATACCCCAGCAGAACAGCCCTGTGCCCAGCCCGTATGCCCCTCAGAGCCCTGCCGGTTTCATGCAGTACCCTCATCCTCCAACCTACTCTCAGCATCAACAGCTCCAAG TCTCTGTGGCTAGTCCCATGGTGCCTGGTATGAGAAACATCCACGACAACAAAGTCCCCGGGCAAATGTCAAGTAACTCGGCTAATCACAACGCACGGCATTGCTCCAACGAAGAGTACATGAACATAGTCCACAGACTGGGAAATGAG GAGAGTGATCCTTCGATGAGAAACGCCTCCTTCCCCCTCCGATCGCCCCAATCCGTTTGCTCTCCTGCTGGAAGTGAAGGGACGCCAAAAG TTGGATCGCGGCCACCTCTGATCCTCCAGTCCCCTCCTCCTTACACCTCACCACGAGACGCAGCTCCCGACCTCCTCATGGACTCGCCTGAGCGgaagaaaaagcaaaagaaaatgataaagGAAGAGGGTGAAAAAGGCGCCATGTACGACATCGTTAGCTCACCCTCCAAAGACTCCACCAAGCTGACGCTGAAGCTATCGCGGGTCAAATCGGCAGACACCGAGCAGCCCGGCGATCTTATGCCCGGCGGTGTGGAGCACGGCTCAGACGCAGAGAACGATCTGCCCTGCAACAGCTTTCAGGAACAGTCGGGATACCAGCAGGTTCCGGTGCTGCAGAACACGGGGGCACTCGCTGCAAAACAGCCTGGAGCAGTTAGTGGGACGCCCTACGATGAGGCCGAATTGGACGCCCTGGCTGAGATCGAAAGGATAGAACGTGAATCAGCGATCGAACGAGAGCGCTGCTCAAAGGAGGTTCAGGATAAAG ACAAACCCCTGAAGAAGCGGAAACAAGACTCGTATCCTCAGGAGCCCGGCGCTGCTGGTACTGCTGGTACTGCCGGAGGCCCTGGCGTAGGAGGTGGCGGCAGTGCGGGAAATAAACCAACGCCTCAGGAGGCTAGTGCCGCCAGCAACGGGGCTAACCGTCCAGCACTTATGGTCAGCATAGACCTGCAGCAGGCAGGAAGAGCAGAGGGGCAGCTTGAATGCCCTGTGCCCGCCCAGGAGGCTCAGCGCTGGGCTGAGGATGGTTCTGACTCGGCTGGAGTACTGCGACTCAAGACGAAAACGGACGAAGAGTTACAGAGGGCGGCAGACGGACGGCCCGAGGTCATAAAGCAGCAGAAAATGGCTTCAGATGGCCGTCCCGAGACGCCGAAACACAAGCAGGAAAGCCGTCGTGACTCCTCAGGGAAGGTGCAGGTCTCAGACAAGCGGCCGGACCTGCCGAAGCACAGGCACGACACCAAGCCAGACAAAATCCGTCCCGAGACTCCCCGAAAAGATGGCCGCCCAGAGCTTTCCCGGGACGGCCACAGAGAGGAAAAACACAAAGACAGAGAGCGGGATAGAGAACGCAGCAGTGACGGCTCCAAAATCCGAAGGCCGGAAACACCAAAATCTTCCAGCAGGTCGGAGCAGGAGCGCCCTGGtcgagacagagacagggaaaGAGACAAGGAGCGTGATAAAGACAGAGACAAGGACAGAGATCGCGAGCGTAAACATAGGGCAGAATCCAGAGAACACCGGGACAGGCGATCTCCTGAGCACCGCTCTCGGCCTGACAGTCCACGCGTGAAACAGGAAAGCCGAAGTGGACCGGACTCAGGTCGACCCCGCACTGACCTCAAATCTCCCAACAGCAAAGAGGAGAGGCGGAGCTCTGATGGTACTAGAAAAAGTTCTGATGGCTCGAAGCTACCTCCCCCTGACAGCAGAGCTGGAGAGTTTCCTGATTTCCTTCTAGGCGGCAAGTCTGGCGCATTAAAGAACTTTGTCATTCCCAAGCTGAAACGCGACAAGGATGGGAACGCGGAGCCCAGGCGACCTGGGGAGAATTGGACCCAGCCAAGGGTAAAGCTAGAAAGGCTTGGGCTGGTGGAGGATATCAGCAAACGGTCCAAACCTGTCGTGGTGCTTCAGAAGCTGTCCCTTGATGAGGTGCAGAAAATCATCAAGGAGAGGCATGGGACCAGTTCAAAATCCGGCAAGAACAGACCTTCATTTGGGAAGTCCTCAAAAG AAATCGAGTCCACCATGCCTCTGTGTGAGAGGGTAAAGATGAACAAACGCAAGCGCAGTACAGCAAACGAGAAGCCTAAGTATGCCGAGGTCAGCTCAGATGAAGACGCTGAATCAGAGT CAGCCCCAAAGCGATCAAAGAAGGATCGGGACCGAGACCGGACTTGGGAGCACGAGGACAAAAAGGTTTCCGGAGAGCGCAGGCGTAGCGGAGGCTACAGCGAGGGCCGTAGAGGTTCAGGCAGCCGATATCGAGACCACAGTCCAGACGACTCCGGGAACGAGACGCCGCCTCCCAGCATGACTGACG TGTTCAAAAAGATGAAGATGAAGGAGAAgcaaaaaaagaggaaagctTACGAGCCGAAGCTAACTCCAGAAG AAATGATGGACTCTTCGACATTCAAGAGATTCCTGGCGAGTGTGGACAACATTTTGGAAAATTTGGAGGATGTGGACCTAACGTCGTTAA CTGGAGATGATGACGAGATCCCTCAGGAGCTGCTCCTTGGGAAACATCAGCTATCGGAGCTGGGTAGTGAATCGGCCAAAATCAAAGCCATGGGCATCACGTACAGG ATTCCATCCGACAAGCTAGTAAAAGTGCTGGGCATATTGGAGAAAAACATACAGGACGGCGCCAAGCTTTCCACGCACATGAACCAC GACAACGATGCAGAGGACGAAGAGCGTTTGTGGCGTGACCTCATCATGGAGCGGGTGACCAAATCGGCCGACTCTTGCCTGACGGCTTTGAACATCATGACCTCGCTGCGCATGCCCAAGGCCGTCTATATCGAAGATGTGATCGAGAGGGTGCTGCAGTTCACCAAGTTCCATCTGCAGAACACCCTTTATCCTCAGTATGACCCCGTCTATAGAGTGGACCCACACGGAG GTGGCATGTTGAGCTCAAAAGCCAAACGGGCCAAGTGTTCCACACACAAGCAAAGGGTTATCGTCATGCTCTACAACAAAGTGTGTGACATCGTCAGCAACATCTCAGAGCTGCTGGAGATCCAGCTACTAACAGACACTACAATTCTGCAG GTATCTTCAATGGGGATCACACCGTTCTTTGTGGAGAACGTCAGCGAGCTTCAGCTGTGTGCCATTAAGCTGGTCACCGCT GTCTTCTCCCGTTACGAGAAACACAGGCAGCTGATCCTGGAGGAGATCTTCACCTCTCTCGCCAGGCTCCCCACCAGCAAGAGAAGCTTGAGAAACTTTAG GTTAAACAGCAGCGATGTTGATGGGGAACCCATGTACATCCAGATGGTGACGGCTCTGGTGCTGCAGCTCATACAGTGCGTGGTGCATCTTCCCACTGAGAAAGATAACACTGATGAAGAGTATGAGAAAAAA GTGGACCAGGATGTCCTCATCACAAACTCGTATGAAACCGCGATGAGGACAGCACAGAACTTCCTCTCTGTTTTCCTCAAGAA ATGCGGCAGCAAACAGGGAGAGGAGGACTATCGGCCTTTGTTCGAAAACTTTGTGCAGGACCTTCTCTCAACAGTTAACAAACCAGAGTGGCCTGCTGCCGAACTGCTGCTCAGTCTCCTGGGTCGGTTACTG gTGCACCAGTTCAGCAACAAACAGACTGAGATGGCACTCAGAGTGGCCTCTTTGGACTACCTGGGAACAGTTGCTGCTCGCCTGCGCAAAGATGCTGTTACTAGCAAAATGGACCAGAGATCTATAGATCGCATCCTCAGAGAG GCATCTGGCAACGATGAGACACAGCAGCTTCAGAAAGCCCTGTTGGATTACCTGGATGAAAACGTTGAGACCGATCCTTCTCTTCTG TTTGCGAGGAAGTTCTACATCGCTCAGTGGTTCAGGGACACCACTACAGAGACCGAGAAGGCCATGAAGTCTCAGAACCAGAAGGAAGACGACTCCGCAGAAGGAGCGCACCACGCCAAGGACATAGAGACCACGGGAGAGATCATGCAGAGAGCTGAGAAGCGCAAGCAGTTCCTGCGGTCAATCATCAAGACCACTCCGTCGCAGTTCGGCACACTGAA GATGAACTCAGACACTGTGGACTACGAAGACGCCTGTTTAGTTGTGCGATATTTGGCCTCTATGAGGCCGTTTGCACAGAGctttgatatttatttaaccCAG ATTTTGAGAGTGCTGGGAGAGAGTGCTATTGCTGTGAGAACGAAAGCGATGAAGTGTCTGTCAGAGGTGGTGGCTGTGGATCCCAGCATTCTGGCCCGG TCGGACATGCAGCGTGGAGTCCACGGTCGGCTAATGGATAACTCCACCAGTGTGCGGGAGGCTGCCGTCGAGCTGCTCGGCCGATTCGTACTGAGTCGTCCACAGCTGACTGAGCAGTACTACGACATGCTCATCGAGAGGATACTg GATACGGGCATTAGTGTGAGAAAGCGGGTGATTAAGATCTTGCGAGACATCTGCCTGGAGCAGCCCTCCTTCAACAAGATCACCGAGATGTGTGTGAAGATGATCCGAAGGGTCAACGATGAAGAAGGCATTAAG AAACTGGTGAATGAAACATTCCAGAAGTTGTGGTTCACTCCGACTCCAAACCACGATAAGGAAACCATGACCAGGAAGATCATCAATATCACTGATGTG GTGTCTGCATGCAGGGATTCTGGTTACGACTGGTTTGAACAGCTGCTTCAGAAC CTGCTCAAGACTGAGGAAGACGCATCCTACAAGCCGACCCGGAAAGCCTGTGCCCAGCTCGTCGACAATCTAGTGGAACACATGCTTAAATACGAGGAGGAGTCTCTCACCG ACTGTGAGAGTAAAGGGGTAAACTCAAATCGCCTCGTGGCCTGCATCACTACACTGTACCTGTTCAGCAAAATCCGAGCCCAGCTGATGGTGAAACACGCTATGACCATGCAGCCCTACCTGACCACCAAGTGCAAC AACCAGAATGATTTCATGGTCATCTGCAATGTAGCTAAAATCTTAGAGCTGGTGGTGCCTTTGATGGACCATCCCAGTGAGACCTTTCTCACCACCATTGAGGAAGACCTTATGAAGCTCATCATAAAATACGGAATGACG gtTGTGCAGCATTGTGTAAGCTGTCTTGGGGCAATAGTGAACAAGGTCACTCACAACTACAAGTTTGTCTGGGCTTGTTTCAACCGGTACTATG GGGCACTAAACAAGCTGAAGACCCAGCACCAGGAGGACTCTACCAGCACGGTGCTGGTGTCCAATAAGCCGGCGCTGCTGCGTTCTCTCTTCACTGTAGGAGCTCTGTGCAGGCACTTTGACTTTGATCGAGAGGAGTTTAAAGGAAATAACAAG GTTGTCATAAAGGACAAGGTGTTGGAGCTGCTTCTGTATTTCACCAAGAACGAAGATGAGGAAGTGCAGACAAAGGCCATCATTGGCTTGG GTTTCCTCTTTATCCAGCACCCGGGGCTAATGTTCGTCCCAGAAGTAAAGACCCTGTACAACGGCCTCCTCTCTGACAGGAAGAAGTCCGTGAACCTGAAGATCCAGGTGCTGAAGAATCTCCAGACGTACTTGCAGGAAGAAGACTCCCGAATGCAGGAAGCTGACAGGGAGT GGAAGAAGCTGTCCAAGCAGGAGGACCTGAAGGAGATGGGTGACATTTCATCGGGTATGAGCAGCTCCATCATGCAGCTGTATCTCAAGCAGGTCCTGGAGGCTTTCTTCCATACGCAGTCCAGTGTGCGTCACTTTGCCCTCAATGTCATCGCTCTGACGCTCAGCCAGGGTCTCATTCACCCTGTGCAG TGTGTGCCCTATTTGATTGCCATGGGAACTGATCCTGAGCCCACGATGAGAAACAAAGCTGACCAGCAGCTGGTAGAAATTGATAAGAAGTATACAGGATTTATTCAC atgaaggctgtggcGGGGATGAAAATGTCCTACCAAGTCCAGCAGGCCATAATGGGGTCCCGGGACTCGATCATCCGGGGTTTCCGCCAGGACGAGTCTAGCTCTGCGCTCTGCTCGCACCTTTTCACCATGGTGCGGGGAAATCGGCAGCACCGGAGAGCCTTCCTCATCTCTCTGCTCAATCTGTTTGATGATAGTGCG AAGACGGAGGTGAACATGCTGCTGTTCATTGCCGACAACCTGGCGTGTTTCCCGTTCCAGACGCAGGAGGAGCCTCTCTTCATCATGCATCACATCGACATCACGTTGTCAGTGTCTGGCAGCAACCTCCTGCAGTCCTTTAAAGAG TCTTTGCTAAAAGAGCCAAGGCCgagggaaaagaagaagaaaaagaaggagcGGGAAAAGAAATACGGCTCAGAGGAGGAAGACGAGGAGGAAGAGTATCGCGAGAGCAGTAggagaagcagcagcagcagcgacGAAGATGACGAGGTTGTCCATAGGTCCAAGAAAGCCAAGCGGGCTGCGGTAAACTCGGATTCGGACTCGGACCTGGAGGCTGACGACGTGGACAAGGTCATGGACCGTCTGCCAGACAACCCGATGCCTCTGCTTGAATTTGCTAACGCCTCTCAGGGCATCCTGCTCCTCTTAGTGCTCAAACAGCACTTAAAGAACCTCTACGGCTTCTCAGACAG CAAAATCCAGAAATACTCGCCCACGGAGTCAGCGAAAGTCTACGACAAAGCGGTGAACAGGAAAGCCAACGTACATTTTAACCCGCGGCAGACGTTGGACTTCCTGACCAACAGTCTCTCCAACGCAGAGCTCACCTACGAAGTCAAGAGAAGGATCGTCAGGCAATACTTGGAC TTTAAGGTACTGATGGAGCACTTGGATCCTGATGAAGAGGACGAGGAAGGTGAGGCGTCGGCTAGCGCCCACGCCAGAAACAAAGCCATCACTGCGCTGCTGGGAGGTTCCAGCCCGAAAAACAATGCTGCTGACTCGTACGACGAAGACAGCGATGGAGATGAGAAAATGCCTGGA tCGTCACGGAGATCCAAAAGAGGCGGCGATTCCGCAGATGCATCAGGTCACATGAACGAAACGGTAGAAGCCATGGACGTCATCGCTATCTGTTGCCCCAAGTACAAGGACCGGCCGCAGATAGCTCGCGTTATCCAGAAGACGAGCAACGGTTACAGCGTGCACTGGATGGCTGGCTCGTACTCTGGCACTTGGGCCGAGGCCAAGAAACGGGACGGACGCAAACTGGTGCCTTGGGTGGACACTATCAAGGAATCGGACATCATTTACAAGAAAATCGCCTTGACGAGCGGGCACAAGCTGACTAACAAAATGGTGCAGACTTTACGCTCACTGTACGCAGCCAAGGAGGGGACTTCCAGCTAA